The following proteins are co-located in the Phaeodactylum tricornutum CCAP 1055/1 chromosome 2, whole genome shotgun sequence genome:
- a CDS encoding predicted protein has protein sequence MVSASAKSDPRLKNREVLTEDLGCAAVVTLLLADWEKYSLSERVAYHFHLTEALADSHRERADHNQSNAQHRQSDPVCGLVSILECVPSVPWHRLTRKKKRALKNELLNFNIEAQTIREEQNVYCHEPATLPLRLNPTSRVYFVYETTRIAFCVDASPTLTSTFGASDDGSVCPIDRIATMAKTFFKALVEPISVPSPNNNGFWRPLLSVTVIAVYPRLGGDEPPTSLLVRDFRITGEKAVDLLAAQIHEWALNEVEFEIAKRLANRKGSGLPSGYDSWTMPSYSSSLHDILEAGDVSLSTLSSAGRPCIVIATDGRSVACGSVMDIVSDASRNDVPLVILDLSCSKLSDNSIADDTTGYAHLMNSDPGGANFPLHFSDDAEALYNVCKATEGCFFDQQMLEHAATTKAGSVSPDSPLVSDGLFAFKRHTIKPNAVQWYVLYSLSPLTPTFHGSWGKLAPPECLRQKLLRPGREEQWFHRKADQRFFSAAKINEPNQNEGSLIDPLFRGQEFIDLPLQRKHQERSMISTYIINPVRIQGILLMRVKEGFRAQQYGQSTNDPDKVFIQFTLSMDHGIVLHYELLYRALSSHNHMVGYANIKVEISGNSSFIQAIKDNFVHQAQRIDTGAKEESYSARFCNILRWIRNEDMLQSYLSPTRWSNQLASPSSPFVKRLGSLTQLQRQRHFRFDQFDCVCVGRMPYAQDDGFLSEFRDIDDGEIELRFFFANWATQCVVASKRFVRRMETSEKTLTSYCVIELSRSESASRLYTVSVETFGSRGASDRLALLSSLKNSLGSLRDVRVLRKQIGQFLVGIKERQTPSLFMEKSQLLESQHSHATWDLVNDPELLPLLMRRRTEIGNFLLLESSDNHALFAKLSPEDYSQNNSSDPGDLVQYQLVILADKVVVDFHMESEGGRFFPFRNESRGQEQNHTSRFSKMMKTLKKRDQECGRALRSRTSLLRVFDKFMEDEIAEESHLTSVERLLAYSSQVSVHLRYFGTNECANSILESLTIDLLLSLSKAKVAKLVVDSDSMIEGLQGFWFLIEFDKQTISITNFASTESLVLQKDGTDSPFREVTFFTIGISDLYSRRDDVADDGSEDDHISEHLCVSDFSDHLLAAHSRNFAFAAYSALRSVPKYVLKPFGMSDYSKVTEVLSFIEMASIVVPGEAPGAGESSKLVQIVQSVLEPIPDDDHCFFYKGSDCNFLDYSMTNDDNQSEASVGPGSVGTASSNELSTNTSESDTIATAVKQQPGRDDNSIDSSQPELPSRSLGTPIFVRLQVDGVALSLWNLSTVKTSTTLTVQLSFFKNPDDQNISGFGDLSTTHSNVALELKTLFNAYVSERTLERLLYRGALLKDQDIRLAKECLRKARNVNILTLDVFFYSGKIDSMVSAPTSLLAGSTLDEGARLLNEDLRANSILKVKATSVGSLVVFETERGCDVFKYWCFLKIRASRGIVDVELYHPSGLEESEKVMKNVQELINTCCFRVNQRLLLRHLHSSRTASELLIPSDNPVKPKPEIFENGQRAPFAPGLLQCPVVFTHTFDLFHRCATNPLQVARTLESTVLHIFALSNRIHVFVYKDEAGAIFYMNLLTEGGGIEGNGTIQLIVRGVHHPGPSVTEQLTTLLRKKLMTIGAEMLSSVLVKNPEYFWRGHDLSFVRSFRREWEVLDAPSVPHSSNDRVYRIPNCITDPGMVLLFFRQNLCGSTYFHPLKSQEWASFLKDSSESNNASEKNSSSTEFVFFYNNAPSKLDPKFQGLSTLTVKGAELSRKMGSGVAIVQVSLVDKSGNEIREITFLDPPDSVTSFSIIRTDSARVSCVDSPLDTSFNEMIPDFSLIVRICPTELRCDVLHEWILLTFNQAATAWGIEKHLDKSVHRVGRDPPSNDRTLIESSSRETLGLSLSEIEKANALERLYPGLPALSSLLQASLTLPHPAVLQAEHNGVIRSSFVADVALDLLENTLLDHLRNELKQGIPFDFESDLHVIRLSRTDLPQRVSLSWDSGKKSSVRLYTSEGRGMRIRDAPIDCPEYLCIYCFPEGQRRPDTFSSLKLSEQVVVGDETTDSDSYLSSVQTLKEIHAPAFRRSFAFIFSVKRNRRYLLAYNWNPHVFRVVASQLKAKDLAFLLSTDRSVASLQLRSLKYLSPCFDNFHDTYETRNNLPTLQLSTIATKADQKRVPVNTKDRFVATEHPKAEKEALRKPPRRAVRPISIRRPNLIGRSMDGAAVHAVAASRARASSNHFRGNPGGSGIAGKVAFPKATPDDQSNSKLPRGSSTVRSLGEKATAVSSMGTARDPPRENVGLRSEMDLHLTQAKGRHRKHMVHTETLRLRVFDSWHESASGLSCSLIDSILSESIAAWNNASEASFLPDTLEHSFVESFVQQISGSSPTFKVAKVVGTGNDSSVYLVGETKSVRGCKLFTAIRLSFASEVIDGMKMKIVRCDSWVLSLPRKESLITRRSDRHNYQSRLLSERDSTGADVLSVIGKAAFSLESIVLDFLALVAKNSVKKAVQPMYKRGVLDVLKRVTTRYELKQQVKMQHLNYNIFKASVVLKSYGDRMINMFDAPSLFKWLMQNAASQRLLPSGPTGLCLDTEIQVQDTITTCFITYDLGIKGSVDLILLCRRNNSKIASSVADNIAIECAGLIFDLLQSAARCLYRDDLWGRFSSPTQNLSRMASSSDDIVELLGLCTATPVGDILMKGDSAQVTLIFEEFHNHWSALCYHMERDSAFLPSWKLCNDRQIFYCVSEKVFFLVDSNVGVRNGCFGIHLIERDTSKDISVEGRRATQKLINFVLHFGWQIVI, from the exons ATGGTATCCGCATCAGCGAAGTCCGATCCCCGTTTGAAAAATCGGGAGGTGCTTACAGAAGATCTGGGCTGCGCTGCCGTCGTCACTTTACTTCTGGCTGACTGGGAGAAGTATAGCCTGAGCGAACGCGTTGCCTATCACTTTCATCTGACCGAAGCCTTAGCCGATAGCCACCGCGAGCGGGCGGATCACAATCAAAGCAATGCTCAGCATCGCCAGTCAGACCCTGTATGCGGGCTTGTTTCAATTCTGGAATGCGTCCCCTCGGTTCCTTGGCATCGACTGacacgaaagaagaagcgagCTCTGAAGAATGAACTTCTGAATTTCAATATAGAAGCACAAACGATTCGTGAAGAGCAAAATGTTTACTGTCATGAGCCGGCGACGTTGCCGTTGCGCTTAAATCCAACATCCCGCGTTTATTTTGTATATGAGACGACAAGAATCGCTTTTTGTGTGGACGCCTCTCCGACTTTGACAAGCACTTTCGGGGCGAGCGACGACGGATCCGTCTGTCCAATCGATCGAATTGCGACCATGGCGAAGACATTTTTCAAAGCACTCGTTGAACCCATATCGGTTCCATCACCAAACAACAATGGCTTTTGGAGACCGTTGTTGTCTGTGACAGTGATAGCTGTTTACCCGAGATTGGGAGGGGACGAGCCTCCGACTAGCTTGCTGGTGAGAGATTTTCGAATTACTGGAGAAAAGGCGGTAGACCTACTGGCAGCTCAGATTCACGAGTGGGCGCTGAATGAAGTTGAATTCGAAATTGCAAAACGCCTCGCGAATCGGAAAGGATCAGGGCTGCCGAGCGGATATGATTCTTGGACCATGCCATCGTACTCAAGTTCTTTGCATGACATTCTCGAAGCTGGTGATGTCTCTCTCAGCACACTTTCCAGTGCTGGGAGACCCTGTATTGTCATTGCTACCGATGGCCGATCAGTAGCTTGCGGCAGTGTTATGGACATAGTTTCAGACGCGAGCAGAAATGATGTGCCTCTAGTCATCTTGGATCTCTCCTGTTCGAAATTGAGTGACAATTCTATTGCCGACGACACAACGGGATATGCTCATTTGATGAATAGTGATCCTGGTGGCGCTAACTTCCCGCTACACTTTTCGGACGATGCAGAAGCTTTGTATAACGTATGCAAAGCTACTGAAGGGTGCTTCTTCGACCAGCAAATGCTGGAACATGCTGCGACAACGAAGGCAGGTTCCGTTAGCCCTGATTCGCCCCTTGTGAGCGACGGCTTATTTGCCTTTAAGCGCCATACGATAAAGCCAAATGCGGTGCAGTGGTATGTGCTTTACTCGCTTTCACCTCTGACACCAACGTTTCATGGTTCCTGGGGCAAGCTTGCGCCACCGGAGTGTCTTCGCCAGAAGTTGTTGCGGCCTGGCAGAGAAGAACAGTGGTTTCACCGAAAAGCGGACCAAAGATTTTTTTCCGCCGCAAAGATCAATGAGCCCAATCAAAATGAAGGGAGTCTGATAGATCCTCTCTTTAGAGGGCAAGAATTTATCGATCTCCCACTGCAACGAAAACACCAAGAGCGATCAATGATCTCGACCTACATAATAAACCCCGTTCGCATTCAAGGAATTTTACTTATGAGGGTAAAGGAAGGCTTTCGAGCCCAGCAATATGGCCAGAGCACCAATGACCCCGACAAAGTCTTTATCCAATTTACTTTGTCTATGGATCATGGTATTGTACTTCACTACGAACTTTTGTACAGAGCACTCTCTAGCCATAATCACATGGTAGGGTACGCGAATATAAAAGTGGAGATATCCGGGAATTCGTCTTTTATCCAGGCAATCAAGGACAACTTCGTACATCAAGCACAACGTATCGATACAGGGGCTAAAGAAGAAAGTTACTCTGCTAGGTTTTGCAATATTTTGCGGTGGATTCGAAACGAGGACATGCTGCAATCATATCTTTCGCCTACCAGGTGGTCCAATCAGCTCGCGTCGCCCAGCTCTCCTTTTGTGAAGCGCCTAGGATCTCTAACCCAGCTTCAACGGCAAAGGCATTTTCGCTTTGATCAATTTGATTGCGTTTGCGTGGGTAGAATGCCCTATGCTCAAGATGACGGGTTTTTAAGCGAATTTCGGGATATAGACGACGGGGAGATTGAACTGAGGTTTTTTTTTGCTAACTGGGCTACACAATGCGTTGTCGCAAGTAAACGATTCGTAAGAAGGATGGAAACATCAGAGAAGACACTGACGAGCTATTGTGTCATAGAATTGTCTCGGTCTGAAAGTGCGTCACGATTGTATACTGTATCGGTTGAGACCTTTGGAAGTCGCGGTGCGAGCGATCGGTTGGCGCTTCTTTCTTCGCTCAAGAACTCTTTGGGTTCACTTCGGGATGTCCGAGTGTTAAGGAAACAGATTGGGCAGTTCCTGGTTGGTATAAAAGAACGACAGACACCTAGTCTTTTTATGGAAAAATCGCAATTGCTGGAGTCTCAACACAGCCACGCGACGTGGGACCTAGTGAACGACCCTGAACTTCTTCCGCTCTTGATGAGACGAAGAACTGAGATAGGTAATTTTCTGTTATTGGAATCAAGCGATAATCATGCACTTTTCGCGAAACTATCTCCTGAGGATTACAGCCAAAACAATTCCAGCGATCCTGGAGACCTCGTTCAGTACCAGCTTGTGATACTTGCGgacaaagtcgtcgttgATTTTCATATGGAAAGTGAAGGTGGGcgattttttccttttcggaacGAGAGTAGAGGCCAGGAGCAAAATCACACTTCgagattttcaaaaatgatGAAGACGTTAAAAAAACGGGACCAAGAGTGCGGACGTGCTCTTCGGTCGCGAACGTCGTTGCTTCGAGTATTCGATAAATTTATGGAAGATGAAATAGCTGAAGAATCACACCTTACGTCAGTGGAACGACTCTTGGCCTATTCATCCCAAGTTTCTGTTCACCTCCGTTATTTTGGCACAAACGAATGCGCAAATAGTATTCTTGAGTCTCTAACAATCGATTTGCTTCTTTCGTTATCAAAGGCAAAGGTAGCAAAACTTGTAGTCGACAGTGATTCAATGATCGAAGGCTTGCAGGGATTCTGGTTCCTCATTGAATTCGACAAGCAAACAATAAGCATTACCAACTTTGCAAGTACAGAGTCCTTGGTATTGCAGAAGGATGGTACCGACAGTCCATTCAGAGAAGTAACCTTTTTCACAATCGGTATCAGTGAT CTTTATAGTCGAAGGGATGATGTTGCGGATGATGGGAGCGAAGATGACCATATAAGCGAACATCTATGCGTTTCCGACTTTTCGGATCATCTGCTAGCAGCTCATAGCCGGAACTTTGCATTCGCCGCATATTCCGCGCTTCGTAGTGTACCAAAGTATGTCTTGAAGCCTTTCGGCATGTCAGACTATTCTAAAGTAACGGAGGTTCTCTCTTTCATTGAGATGGCAAGCATTGTGGTACCAGGAGAAGCTCCAGGTGCCGGGGAGTCTTCCAAGCttgtccaaatcgtccagTCTGTCTTGGAGCCGATTCCAGACGACGATCATTGCTTCTTCTACAAAGGCAGTGATTGCAATTTTCTCGATTATTCGATGACTAACGACGACAACCAGTCTGAGGCTTCAGTCGGTCCTGGTAGCGTCGGCACCGCCTCGTCAAATGAGTTATCAACAAATACAAGTGAGAGCGACACAATAGCGACCGCGGTGAAGCAACAACCAGGACGGGATGACAATTCGATAGACAGCTCACAGCCTGAGCTACCATCTCGATCTTTGGGTACGCCAATATTTGTACGCCTGCAAGTCGATGGCGTGGCTTTATCCCTGTGGAACCTTTCGACCGTAAAAACCAGCACAACGCTCACTGTTCAGCTGTCGTTTTTCAAAAACCCAGATGATCAAAATATCTCTGGCTTCGGAGATCTTTCTACTACTCACTCAAACGTAGCGTTGGAGCTGAAGACGCTATTCAACGCTTACGTCTCCGAGCGAACACTTGAAAGACTCTTGTATCGAGGGGCTCTTTTGAAAGATCAGGACATAAGGCTAGCAAAGGAATGTCTTCGAAAAGCTCGAAATGTCAATATTCTAACTCTTGACGTCTTTTTTTACTCGGGGAAAATTGACTCCATGGTTTCAGCACCGACCTCATTGTTAGCTGGCTCGACGCTAGATGAGGGTGCCCGGTTGTTGAATGAGGATCTGCGAGCAAACTCGATCTTGAAGGTAAAGGCTACGAGCGTTGGCAGCTTAGTTGTATTTGAAACGGAAAGGGGATGTGATGTTTTTAAGTATTGGTGCTTCTTGAAGATTCGCGCTTCTCGAGGAATCGTCGACGTTGAGTTGTATCACCCATCTGGATTGGAAGAGAGCGAAAAAGTCATGAAAAATGTTCAGGAATTGATCAATACCTGCTGCTTCCGTGTCAATCAACGGCTATTGCTCCGGCACCTGCATTCAAGCAGGACTGCTAGTGAGCTGTTAATTCCTTCTGACAATCCTGTTAAGCCAAAGCCcgaaatttttgaaaacgGTCAACGAGCTCCCTTCGCTCCAGGACTGCTGCAGTGTCCCGTGGTTTTCACGCACACTTTTGACTTATTCCACCGTTGTGCGACGAACCCCCTCCAAGTCGCAAGAACTTTAGAGTCAACGGTGCTTCACATATTCGCTCTATCAAACCGTATACATGTATTTGTGTACAAAGATGAGGCCGGGGCGATTTTTTACATGAACTTGTTGACTGAGGGAGGGGGAATTGAAGGAAACGGTACCATTCAACTGATTGTTCGAGGGGTTCACCATCCCGGTCCTTCGGTGACAGAACAGTTAACAACACTGCTCAGGAAGAAGCTCATGACAATTGGAGCGGAGATGCTCTCTTCAGTTCTGGTCAAAAACCCCGAATACTTTTGGCGAGGCCACGATTTGAGCTTCGTACGCTCCTTTCGACGTGAGTGGGAAGTCTTGGACGCTCCTTCGGTGCCTCATAGCAGCAATGATAGAGTATACAGAATCCCAAATTGTATTACAGATCCTGGAAtggttcttcttttttttcgcCAAAATCTCTGCGGGTCGACCTACTTTCATCCACTAAAGAGTCAAGAGTGGGCGTCTTTCCTGAAGGACTCGTCAGAAAGCAATAATGCTTCCGAAAAGAATTCTTCATCGACGGAATTTGTCTTTTTCTATAACAATGCTCCCTCGAAACTTGATCCGAAATTCCAGGGTCTGAGtacgctaactgtaaaaggAGCTGAGCTATCTAGAAAGATGGGTTCCGGGGTGGCGATCGTGCAGGTCTCATTGGTTGACAAAAGTGGGAACGAGATCAGAGAAATTACTTTTCTGGATCCGCCCGATAGCGTCACAAGCTTTTCTATAATACGGACTGACTCGGCTCGTGTCAGCTGTGTAGACTCGCCGCTGGACACGTCTTTTAATGAAATGATTCCCGATTTCTCATTGATCGTTCGTATCTGTCCAACAGAGCTAAGGTGTGATGTCCTTCATGAGTGGATTCTATTGACATTTAATCAAGCCGCTACCGCATGGGGGATTGAGAAGCATCTTGACAAGAGTGTTCACAGAGTAGGGCGTGACCCACCTTCGAATGACAGAACATTGATCGAATCTTCTTCGAGAGAGACCTTAGGCTTGAGTCTATCTGAGATTGAGAAAGCAAATGCATTAGAAAGGCTTTATCCTGGACTACCGGCACTGTCGTCCCTGCTTCAAGCTTCCCTTACATTGCCCCATCCCGCTGTACTGCAAGCCGAGCACAATGGTGTCATTCGATCTTCCTTTGTTGCAGATGTCGCTCTAGATCTTCTTGAGAACACGCTGTTGGATCATCTTCGAAACGAGCTTAAGCAGGGCATTCCGTTTGACTTTGAATCCGATCTACATGTTATTCGTTTGTCGCGTACAGATTTGCCACAACGTGTAAGCCTCAGCTGGGACTCGGGAAAGAAATCCAGTGTGAGACTTTACACATCAGAAGGCAGAGGGATGAGGATCAGAGATGCTCCTATTGATTGTCCCGAATACTTGTGCATCTACTGCTTTCCTGAGGGGCAACGGAGACCAGACACCTTCTCGTCGCTGAAGCTGTCGGAACAGGTTGTTGTGGGAGATGAGACGACGGATTCAGACAGCTATCTCTCTTCGGTTCAAACGCTTAAGGAGATTCATGCCCCTGCGTTTCGACGATCTTTTGCATTTATTTTTTCTGTAAAACGAAATCGGCGGTATCTGCTAGCTTACAACTGGAATCCACATGTGTTTCGAGTAGTCGCAAGTCAGCTGAAAGCGAAGGACTTGGCTTTCCTTTTGTCCACTGATCGATCTGTGGCCTCACTCCAGCTTCGCTCACTGAAGTATCTCTCACCGTGTTTCGACAATTTCCACGACACATACGAAACAAGGAACAATCTGCCTACCTTACAGTTATCTACCATTGCTACGAAAGCAGATCAAAAAAGAGTACCCGTCAATACAAAAGACAGATTTGTTGCAACAGAACATCCAAAAGCTGAAAAGGAGGCTCTACGCAAGCCGCCTCGTCGTGCGGTACGGCCTATTTCTATTCGGCGGCCAAATTTAATTGGACGGTCTATGGATGGTGCTGCAGTCCATGCAGTTGCGGCTTCTAGAGCACGCGCCAGCTCTAATCATTTTCGTGGCAATCCCGGAGGAAGCGGCATTGCCGGGAAGGTCGCGTTTCCAAAGGCGACGCCCGATGATCAAAGTAACAGCAAGTTACCAAGAGGCAGTAGCACTGTCAGAAGCCTGGGTGAAAAAGCGACTGCTGTAAGTTCCATGGGCACAGCCCGTGATCCTCCCAGAGAAAATGTTGGTTTACGATCAGAAATGGATTTACATTTAACGCAAGCCAAAGGACGGCATCGCAAACACATGGTGCATACAGAAACTCTTCGATTGAGAGTTTTTGATTCTTGGCATGAAAGCGCATCAGGACTGTCCTGTTCTTTGATCGACTCGATTTTGTCGGAAAGTATAGCCGCTTGGAACAACGCATCGGAGGCTTCTTTCCTCCCTGATACCCTTGAGCATTCCTTTGTCGAAAGTTTTGTACAACAAATTTCCGGATCGAGCCCTACTTTCAAGGTAGCCAAAGTGGTAGGCACCGGAAATGATTCATCAGTCTATCTCGTTGGTGAGACCAAGAGCGTTCGTGGCTGCAAGCTTTTTACCGCAATAAGATTATCTTTCGCATCTGAGGTCATTGATGGCATGAAAATGAAGATTGTTAGATGCGACTCTTGGGTCCTTTCGCTACCACGCAAAGAGAGCTTGATCACTCGGAGGAGCGATCGCCACAACTACCAGTCTCGATTGCTCAGCGAACGCGATTCTACTGGCGCCGACGTGCTTTCAGTGATTGGAAAAGCCGCATTTTCGTTAGAATCTATCGTCCTCGACTTTCTGGCTTTGGTAGCAAAGAACAGCGTGAAGAAAGCAGTCCAACCAATGTATAAAAGAGGCGTTTTAGATGTTTTAAAGCGCGTCACAACACGGTACGAGCTGAAACAGCAAGTCAAGATGCAGCATCTGAACTACAATATTTTTAAAGCCAGTGTCGTTTTAAAGTCGTACGGTGACCGAATGATTAACATGTTTGACGCCCCATCGCTTTTCAAGTGGTTAATGCAGAACGCTGCCTCTCAGCGGCTCCTCCCAAGTGGACCAACTGGTCTTTGTTTGGACACCGAAATTCAAGTCCAAGACACAATCACCACGTGTTTCATTACTTATGACCTTGGAATCAAAGGAAGCGTGGATCTCATCCTTCTTTGTCGAAG AAATAATTCAAAAATTGCTAGTTCTGTTGCCGACAACATTGCCATCGAATGCGCTGGTTTGATTTTTGATCTCTTGCAAAGTGCCGCTCGATGCTTGTACAGAGACGATTTGTGGGGACGCTTTTCAAGCCCGACGCAGAACCTGTCGCGAATGGCATCATCGTCGGATGACATCGTTGAGCTCCTTGGGCTATGTACAGCTACTCCTGTCGGAGACATCTTAATGAAAGGAGACTCAGCACAGGTCACTTTAATTTTCGAGGAATTCCATAATCATTGGAGTGCGCTCTGTTATCACATGGAACGGGACTCAGCCTTTTTACCTTCGTGGAAGCTCTGCAACGATCGCCAGATATTTTACTGTGTCAGCGAGAAGGTTTTTTTCCTCGTTGACTCAAATGTAGGGGTAAGAAATGGTTGTTTCGGGATCCATCTCATCGAAAGGGATACGAGCAAGGACATTTCTGTAGAAGGGCGGCGAGCGACTCAGAAACTGATTAATTTCGTGCTTCATTTTGGGTGGCAAATTGTCATCTGA
- a CDS encoding predicted protein yields MERLLFVAASILSWECSCALAFRGPASTRLPSSLARRLGTRWHGPATTRLAAFLSRRDVVSCLVGSSIAVGTAAPVQADDGDLTSQLFNPDGSLKDSASIVTEAQTRTVTSTWDVSDDLLINADGTNVQTPSGTSVEWSYTVPEKWSAGTGGVDLYLDRSEGINAKACDGILVYQAPGTAKANLLSKASTIGVPQALSMAQAIPGLDKADLISGRTRKNADGLQFYEFDLGRAPKTCEDSAENLGLGFCPFDSLFLISATVLDDKLYVLVVQSDRGEWKRASSDLKRVRSSFAVGRAA; encoded by the coding sequence ATGGAACGACTTTTGTTTGTGGCTGCGAGCATACTCAGTTGGGAATGTAGTTGCGCACTGGCCTTTCGGGGTCCGGCTTCGACTAGATTGCCTTCATCCCTCGCTCGTCGATTAGGAACACGGTGGCATGGGCCCGCAACGACCCGTCTGGcagctttcctttctcgACGTGACGTTGTATCCTGTCTCGTGGGTAGTTCCATAGCAGTGGGCACGGCAGCACCGGTACAGGCTGACGACGGAGATTTGACGTCACAATTGTTCAATCCGGACGGTTCGTTGAAAGATTCGGCCTCGATAGTCACGGAAGCCCAGACTCGAACCGTCACGTCCACGTGGGACGTTTCCGACGACTTACTGATCAATGCGGATGGAACCAACGTACAGACACCCAGTGGTACTTCAGTGGAGTGGTCGTACACAGTTCCGGAAAAGTGGTCCGCCGGGACTGGAGGGGTCGACCTCTATCTAGATCGATCGGAGGGGATCAACGCCAAGGCCTGCGACGGGATCCTCGTCTACCAGGCTCCGGGAACAGCCAAGGCCAATCTCTTGTCCAAGGCGAGCACAATTGGCGTACCCCAGGCCTTGAGTATGGCTCAAGCGATCCCCGGACTGGACAAGGCCGACTTGATTTCGGGACGCACACGCAAGAACGCCGACGGTCTCCAATTTTACGAATTCGATCTCGGCCGGGCTCCCAAAACGTGCGAGGACTCGGCGGAGAACTTGGGGTTGGGCTTTTGCCCCTTCGATTCACTCTTTCTGATTTCGGCTACCGTTTTGGATGATAAACTGTACGTACTGGTGGTCCAGTCCGACCGGGGTGAATGGAAACGAGCCAGTAGTGATTTGAAACGCGTGCGTTCCAGTTTTGCCGTGGGCCGTGCAGCCTAA
- a CDS encoding predicted protein — protein sequence MRSEMSKPEELVFGTTLSDHMLMIEWSKEKNWMDPRIIPRQDLNISPAASSLHYGIQCFEGMKAYRSIADDSIRLFRPDMNMKRLSSSMDRLQMPGFDFNHSQLIDCIENLVLLDQKWIPEGEGYSLYLRPTVIATHKFLGLAAPDSLLLFCITSPVGPYYKSGFAPIRLTTDTPYVRAWPGGTGAAKVGGNYASTMKPQAEAAAKGYSQVLWLFGDDESITEVGSMNVFFFLINKETSRPELVTAPLDRGDILPGVTRDSILQLTRSWGEFDVSERFPTMPEIAQAAKEGRLIEAFGAGTAAVVTPISCIEYQGNDIEIPATGKLTQRIWDEITGIQYGKIEGPEGWSIPIGDHQ from the exons ATGCGCTCGGAAATGTCCAAGCCG GAAGAGCTCGTTTTTGGAACAACTCTTTCAGATCATATGCTAATGATTGAATGGAGTAAAGAGAAAAACTGGATGGATCCTCGGATTATTCCTAGGCAAGATCTCAACATTTCTCCGGCGGCGAGTAGTTTGCACTATG GTATACAGTGCTTTGAAGGAATGAAAGCCTACAGATCAATAGCAGACGACTCGATTCGGCTATTTCGACCTGACATGAACATGAAACGTCTCTCCTCATCGATGGATCGATTGCAAATGCCCGGCTTTGATTTCAATCACAGCCAGCTAATAGACTGTATCGAAAATCTAGTTCTGCTCGACCAAAAGTGGATCCCCGAAGGTGAAGGATACTCGCTGTATTTGCGACCAACGGTCATTGCTACCCACAAATTTTTGGGTTTGGCCGCTCCGGACTCGCTCCTTTTATTTTGTATTACGAGCCCGGTTGGTCCATACTACAAGTCTGGTTTTGCACCTATTCGACTCACTACGGATACCCCGTACGTGCGAGCCTGGCCCGGTGGTACAGGGGCTGCTAAAGTGGGCGGAAACTACGCGTCGACCATGAAACCGCAGGCTGAAGCGGCGGCGAAGGGGTATTCGCAGGTACTCTGGTTGTtcggcgacgacgaatccaTCACCGAGGTGGGATCCATGAAtgtatttttctttctcaTCAACAAAGAGACCAGTCGACCAGAACTTGTCACAGCGCCTCTAGATCGGGGCGACATTTTACCCGGTGTTACCCGCGACTCCATTCTGCAGTTGACGCGTTCTTGGGGAGAGTTTGACGTTTCGGAGCGATTCCCGACCATGCCGGAGATTGCGCAAGCCGCCAAGGAGGGTCGATTAATTGAAGCCTTTGGGGCGGGTACAGCGGCCGTTGTGACGCCCATTTCTTGCATCGAGTACCAAGGGAACGACATTGAAATCCCCGCCACTGGAAAGCTCACACAGCGGATTTGGGATGAAATTACCGGAATCCAGTACGGGAAAATTGAGGGACCAGAAGGATGGAGTATTCCAATTGGTGACCACCAGTGA